A portion of the Krasilnikovia cinnamomea genome contains these proteins:
- a CDS encoding peptidoglycan-binding domain-containing protein: MAALSPWPIVRRGATDHPVPSLQYLLRARGQTITVDGDFGPRTENAVRTFQTQRHLTVDGVVGPQTWGALIITVRRGSQGDAVRAVQEEFQFRNLSGDPSKGPQIDGIFGPVTERFVRDFQQAIKADVPSMAVDGIVGPMTWQALISGMLSF, encoded by the coding sequence ATGGCCGCCCTCTCACCCTGGCCGATCGTGCGCCGCGGCGCCACCGACCACCCGGTACCCAGCCTGCAGTACCTGCTGCGGGCACGCGGGCAGACCATCACCGTGGACGGTGACTTCGGCCCGCGCACCGAGAACGCGGTGCGCACCTTCCAAACCCAGCGGCACCTCACCGTGGACGGCGTCGTCGGGCCACAGACGTGGGGCGCGCTCATCATCACCGTACGGCGCGGCTCGCAGGGCGACGCGGTGCGCGCGGTGCAGGAGGAGTTCCAGTTCCGCAACCTGTCCGGCGACCCGAGCAAGGGGCCGCAGATCGACGGGATCTTCGGGCCCGTCACGGAACGCTTCGTCCGCGACTTCCAGCAGGCCATCAAGGCGGACGTCCCGTCCATGGCGGTGGACGGCATCGTCGGCCCGATGACCTGGCAGGCTCTGATCAGCGGCATGTTGTCGTTCTGA
- a CDS encoding LamG domain-containing protein → MDLDQVRAINTRIIAEADGSAGQVPQPAPGTPGLTGIAIYPLDGTGVAAAGGHDATPVGGAAFVAGHTGQAVALDGATQYLGTGAPLLNTASDYTAAAWVRLDKADGAFQTVVSQDGPSNSDFYLQYSGADQHFTTSFAGVRAGAPAGPELGGLSAPATPADTAGVAGSAAIS, encoded by the coding sequence ATGGACCTCGACCAGGTCCGGGCGATCAACACCAGGATCATCGCCGAGGCGGACGGCTCGGCCGGTCAGGTGCCCCAGCCGGCACCCGGCACACCCGGGCTCACCGGGATCGCCATCTACCCGCTCGACGGCACGGGCGTGGCCGCTGCCGGTGGCCACGACGCGACCCCGGTCGGTGGCGCCGCCTTCGTCGCCGGTCACACCGGACAGGCCGTGGCCCTGGACGGCGCGACGCAGTACCTGGGCACCGGTGCGCCCCTGCTGAACACGGCATCGGACTACACCGCCGCCGCGTGGGTGAGGCTCGACAAGGCCGACGGCGCCTTCCAGACCGTGGTCAGCCAGGACGGGCCCAGCAACAGCGACTTCTACCTGCAGTACTCCGGGGCCGACCAGCACTTCACGACGAGCTTCGCCGGGGTGCGCGCTGGCGCCCCGGCCGGGCCGGAGCTCGGGGGACTGAGCGCCCCGGCGACCCCGGCCGACACGGCCGGGGTCGCCGGATCGGCCGCGATTAGTTGA
- a CDS encoding helix-turn-helix domain-containing protein: protein MDGPAPAFGELLRQLRLARGLSLRAFQPLTNHSKSLIGDWETGRKVPTSDIAKRLDHLLDAGGRLAAAAAATRPPNAPDRIASEVVRHFAHQGPVADEIRRRAEVAGQVDVLAIRGLGILGLNDSLLRPTLARRGCPLKARILLLEPGCEAAATRAGEIGENPAAFASGIKFTLARLEELTASAENLDLTVSLYSSQPIWRTIRVDDVLWVSSFAPGWEGHESTIYEIPKTPRGSFWSGYCKQFDEMSAHARRVI, encoded by the coding sequence GTGGACGGACCTGCCCCGGCTTTCGGCGAACTGCTACGCCAGCTCCGCCTCGCACGCGGCCTGTCGCTGCGCGCCTTCCAGCCGCTCACCAACCACTCGAAGAGCCTGATCGGCGACTGGGAGACCGGCCGCAAAGTACCAACGTCCGACATCGCCAAGCGCCTCGACCACCTCCTCGACGCCGGCGGTCGACTCGCCGCCGCAGCCGCAGCCACCCGCCCGCCTAACGCGCCGGACCGGATCGCGTCCGAGGTCGTCCGCCACTTCGCTCACCAGGGCCCGGTCGCTGACGAGATCAGACGACGCGCCGAGGTCGCCGGGCAAGTCGACGTGCTGGCAATTCGCGGCCTCGGCATCCTCGGCCTCAACGACTCTCTGCTACGGCCCACGCTGGCCCGACGCGGCTGCCCGTTGAAGGCGCGCATCCTGCTGCTCGAACCCGGCTGCGAGGCGGCCGCCACCCGGGCGGGTGAAATCGGCGAGAACCCCGCCGCGTTCGCCTCCGGCATCAAATTCACGCTCGCCCGGCTCGAGGAGCTGACGGCGTCCGCGGAGAACCTCGACCTGACCGTGTCCCTGTACTCCAGCCAGCCGATCTGGCGCACCATCCGTGTCGACGATGTCCTCTGGGTGTCGAGCTTCGCCCCTGGCTGGGAGGGCCACGAGTCGACGATCTACGAAATCCCCAAGACACCGCGCGGAAGCTTCTGGTCAGGCTACTGCAAACAGTTCGACGAGATGTCCGCCCACGCCCGCCGCGTCATCTGA
- a CDS encoding endonuclease/exonuclease/phosphatase family protein: protein MAELRVATFNLENFDETAAGERPSLGERITLMRPQIARLRADVVCFQEVNGQERPGRPRALLALRELLTGTALERAELVSTRPQGDEVYDERNLVVATALPVVAREQLKHQLVAAPRYQRLTAVPADAAPVEVSVERPILHVELSTPDGLPLHMINVHLKSKIPTPIPGQTVDAYTWRAADAWAEGVFLSSMKRMAQAVEVRRLVDRILDADPAARVIVAGDFNATPDDVPVLAIRGNVEDTGNGDLAGRVLVPIENTVPLSNRYTLFHQGRGEMLDHLLVTRNLLAYYRGSEIHNEVLHDESASFATDRKYPESDHAPVVATFDLP from the coding sequence ATGGCAGAGCTGCGGGTGGCCACGTTCAACCTGGAGAACTTCGACGAGACCGCGGCCGGGGAGCGGCCCAGCCTCGGCGAGCGGATTACCCTGATGCGCCCGCAGATCGCCCGGCTGCGCGCCGACGTGGTCTGCTTCCAGGAGGTCAACGGCCAGGAGCGGCCCGGCCGCCCGCGCGCGCTGCTGGCCCTGCGCGAGCTGCTGACCGGGACCGCGCTGGAGCGGGCCGAGCTGGTCAGCACCCGCCCGCAGGGCGACGAGGTGTACGACGAACGGAACCTGGTCGTCGCCACCGCCCTGCCCGTGGTGGCCCGCGAGCAGCTCAAACACCAGCTGGTGGCCGCGCCCCGCTATCAGCGGCTGACCGCGGTGCCCGCCGACGCAGCGCCGGTCGAGGTGAGCGTCGAGCGGCCGATCCTGCACGTCGAACTGTCCACCCCCGACGGTCTCCCGCTGCACATGATCAACGTCCACCTCAAGTCGAAGATCCCCACCCCGATCCCGGGGCAGACCGTGGACGCGTACACCTGGCGCGCGGCCGACGCCTGGGCCGAGGGGGTGTTCCTGTCCAGCATGAAACGGATGGCGCAGGCGGTGGAGGTGCGCCGCCTGGTCGACCGGATCCTGGACGCCGACCCGGCGGCGCGGGTCATCGTGGCGGGCGATTTCAACGCCACCCCCGACGACGTGCCCGTGCTGGCCATCCGGGGCAACGTCGAGGACACCGGCAACGGTGATCTGGCGGGCCGGGTCCTCGTGCCGATCGAGAACACGGTGCCGTTGTCGAACCGGTACACGCTGTTCCACCAGGGCCGGGGCGAGATGTTGGACCACCTGCTGGTGACCCGCAATCTGCTGGCCTACTACCGGGGCTCGGAGATCCACAACGAGGTGCTGCACGACGAGAGCGCGTCGTTCGCCACGGACCGCAAGTACCCCGAGTCGGACCACGCCCCGGTGGTGGCCACCTTCGACCTGCCGTAG
- a CDS encoding UDP-glucose dehydrogenase family protein encodes MKVCVVGTGYVGLTTGACLAYLGHDVTCVDLDAAKVESLRAGRSPIYEPHMDELLAEAAERLRFTTEYAEAVPGADVVFIAVQTPSLPDGNPDLRYLRSAAETVGEHVAGPFTVVVNKSTVPIGSGNWVDAILRESFERAHGRRPDGAFAVASNPEFLREGVALFDTLYPDRIVIGSDDPRSLHVLNELYRPILNQSFTPPTFLPRPGELGAVPMVSTDLASAELIKYAANAFLAIKISYINEIGRLAGRVGADIMEVARGTGLDARIGPRFLEPGVGWGGSCFGKDTAALITTAGEYHHDMPIVQAAREVNARQRRMVVDRLLDELRLIKGRRIGLLGLAFKPETDDLRDSPATDIAEQLIAHGARVALHDPVAAERFRRERPDLARHLCDSAEAVFDDSDAVVLVTKWSHYLDLDWGKLLPTMRTPVLLDGRHCLDAERMRRLGYRYLSVGG; translated from the coding sequence ATGAAGGTGTGTGTTGTCGGCACGGGGTACGTGGGACTGACCACCGGTGCGTGCCTGGCCTATCTCGGACACGATGTGACCTGCGTCGACCTGGACGCCGCGAAGGTGGAGTCGCTGCGGGCGGGCCGGTCGCCGATCTACGAGCCGCACATGGACGAGCTGCTGGCCGAGGCCGCCGAGCGGCTGCGCTTCACCACGGAGTACGCCGAGGCGGTGCCGGGCGCGGACGTCGTGTTCATCGCGGTGCAGACCCCCTCGCTGCCGGACGGCAACCCGGACCTGCGGTACCTGCGCTCGGCCGCCGAGACCGTGGGCGAGCATGTCGCCGGCCCGTTCACGGTCGTGGTGAACAAGTCGACCGTGCCGATCGGCAGCGGGAACTGGGTGGACGCGATCCTGCGGGAGTCCTTCGAGCGGGCTCACGGGCGGCGCCCGGACGGCGCGTTCGCGGTGGCGTCGAACCCGGAGTTCCTGCGCGAGGGCGTCGCGCTCTTCGACACCCTGTACCCGGACCGGATCGTGATCGGCTCGGACGACCCGCGCAGCCTCCACGTGCTCAACGAGCTCTACCGTCCCATCCTCAACCAGAGTTTCACCCCGCCGACGTTCCTGCCCCGCCCGGGTGAACTCGGCGCGGTGCCGATGGTCTCCACCGACCTGGCCTCCGCCGAGCTCATCAAGTACGCCGCGAACGCCTTCCTCGCCATCAAGATCAGCTACATCAACGAGATCGGCCGGCTGGCGGGCCGGGTCGGCGCCGACATCATGGAGGTGGCCCGCGGCACCGGGCTCGACGCCCGGATCGGGCCGCGGTTCCTGGAGCCCGGGGTGGGCTGGGGCGGCTCCTGCTTCGGCAAGGACACCGCGGCGCTGATCACCACCGCGGGGGAGTACCACCACGACATGCCGATCGTGCAGGCCGCCCGGGAGGTCAACGCGCGCCAGCGCCGCATGGTGGTGGATCGGCTCCTCGACGAGCTGCGCCTGATCAAGGGCCGGCGGATCGGCCTGCTCGGGCTCGCGTTCAAGCCGGAGACGGACGATCTGCGCGACTCTCCGGCGACCGACATCGCCGAGCAGCTGATCGCGCACGGGGCACGGGTGGCGTTGCACGACCCGGTGGCCGCCGAGCGCTTCCGCCGCGAGCGGCCGGACCTGGCCCGGCACCTCTGCGACAGCGCCGAGGCGGTGTTCGACGACAGCGACGCGGTGGTGCTGGTGACCAAGTGGTCGCACTACCTCGACCTGGACTGGGGCAAACTGCTGCCGACCATGCGTACGCCGGTGCTGCTGGACGGGCGGCACTGCCTCGACGCGGAGCGCATGCGCCGCCTCGGCTACCGCTATCTGTCGGTGGGCGGCTGA
- a CDS encoding glycine--tRNA ligase, with protein MLAMQDALTRLIEYWTRQGCLTVQPMNTEVGAGTLNPATFLRVLGPEPWRVAYVEPSVRPDDSRYGENPNRLQTHTQLQVILKPDPGDAQELYLGSLAALGIDVAAHDVRFVEDNWASPALGAWGLGWEVWLDGLEITQFTYFQQAGGLDLDPVSVEITYGIERIMMALQEVRHFKDITYAPGISYGEAFGQAEYEMSRYYLDDADVAANRRLLDEYAAEAQRMVDVGLPVPAHTYVLKSSHAFNVLDARGAVSTADRAAEFARMRRLAGDVARLWVARRAELDHPLGVSAPPAPATPQPAVEVTGDRARTLVFEIGTEEMPPAEARAACAYVRRAVAERLAATRLTHGEVRVAATPRRLIATVADVAAHEPDQVVTVRGPRASAAYDAAGQPTPALAGFARAQGVAVESVETAELNGVPHVVVRRHEAGGAAATVLAAALAPVVTGLRGARNMRWNDPRLSFIRPIRWLLALWGEQVVPVTVSALAAGRHTRLLRTAAEPVVPVPSAEEFAELIAVNGIVADADDRRDLVVTGAQDLVYPDGRIDVAAESGLIDQITYLVEQPTPLLGTFDEAHLELPEAVLTTVMRKHQRYLPVRDADGALLPQFVTVANGPVDVDRVRAGNEAVLRARFADAAFFYAADRRADPATLRARLARLTFTDRLGSMADRADRIAALAAALAAPLELSPADTAALRRAAPLVKFDLGAQLVTEMTSLAGEMARDYARHAGQPRDVATALYEVELPRHAGDAPPRTLPGALLSLADRLDLLAGLSATVGLPTGSSDPFAVRRAALGALAVHRAHPALGALSLTGALDEAAKLQPVEVPGPVRRDVADFLARRLEQVLTEEGHPVDRVRAVLPHADRPSRADHLLSELATLVEDESFRGVAAAIQRARRIVPEGTAAAYDPATLKEPAEVALHEAVVAVRADLDPDPDLAGFTRVAGRLVAPVDAFFADVFVMAEDPALRAARLGLLATVRDLGATLLDWPQLRL; from the coding sequence ATGCTGGCCATGCAGGACGCCCTCACCCGGTTGATCGAGTACTGGACGCGGCAGGGCTGCCTGACCGTCCAGCCGATGAACACCGAGGTCGGCGCCGGGACGCTGAACCCGGCCACGTTCCTGCGGGTACTCGGCCCGGAGCCGTGGCGGGTCGCGTACGTGGAACCGTCCGTGCGCCCCGACGACTCCCGCTACGGCGAGAACCCCAACCGCCTGCAGACCCACACCCAGCTCCAGGTGATCCTCAAGCCGGACCCGGGCGACGCGCAGGAGCTGTACCTGGGCAGCCTCGCGGCCCTCGGCATCGACGTCGCCGCCCACGACGTGCGCTTCGTCGAGGACAACTGGGCCTCCCCTGCGCTGGGCGCCTGGGGTCTGGGCTGGGAGGTCTGGCTCGACGGCCTGGAGATCACCCAGTTCACGTACTTCCAGCAGGCCGGCGGCCTCGACCTCGACCCGGTGTCGGTGGAGATCACCTACGGCATCGAGCGGATCATGATGGCGTTGCAGGAGGTGCGGCACTTCAAGGACATCACGTACGCGCCCGGCATCAGCTACGGCGAGGCGTTCGGCCAGGCCGAGTACGAGATGTCGCGGTACTACCTGGACGATGCGGACGTCGCCGCCAACCGGCGCCTGCTCGACGAGTACGCGGCCGAGGCGCAGCGGATGGTCGACGTGGGACTGCCAGTGCCCGCCCACACGTACGTGCTGAAGTCCTCGCACGCCTTCAACGTGCTCGACGCCCGGGGCGCGGTGTCCACCGCGGACCGCGCGGCCGAGTTCGCCCGGATGCGCCGCCTGGCCGGCGACGTCGCCCGGCTCTGGGTGGCCCGCCGCGCGGAACTGGACCATCCGCTCGGGGTTTCGGCGCCCCCCGCACCCGCGACGCCGCAGCCCGCCGTCGAGGTGACCGGCGACCGGGCCCGGACCCTGGTGTTCGAGATCGGCACCGAGGAGATGCCGCCCGCCGAGGCGCGCGCCGCCTGCGCCTACGTGCGCCGCGCGGTCGCCGAGCGGCTGGCCGCGACCAGGCTGACGCACGGCGAGGTACGGGTGGCGGCGACACCGCGGCGCCTCATCGCGACCGTCGCCGACGTGGCCGCCCACGAACCGGACCAGGTCGTCACGGTCCGTGGCCCCCGCGCGTCCGCCGCGTACGACGCCGCCGGCCAGCCCACCCCGGCGCTGGCCGGTTTCGCCCGCGCCCAGGGCGTCGCGGTGGAGTCCGTGGAGACCGCCGAGCTCAACGGCGTACCCCATGTGGTGGTGCGGCGGCACGAGGCCGGCGGCGCGGCAGCCACCGTGCTGGCCGCCGCGCTCGCGCCCGTGGTCACCGGGCTGCGCGGCGCCCGCAACATGCGGTGGAACGATCCCCGGCTGTCCTTCATTCGGCCGATCCGCTGGCTGCTGGCCCTCTGGGGTGAGCAGGTCGTGCCGGTCACCGTGTCGGCGCTGGCCGCCGGACGGCACACCCGCCTGCTGCGCACCGCCGCCGAACCGGTCGTGCCGGTGCCCTCGGCCGAGGAGTTCGCGGAGCTGATCGCGGTCAACGGCATCGTCGCGGACGCCGACGACCGGCGCGATCTCGTGGTGACCGGCGCGCAGGATCTCGTCTACCCGGACGGCCGGATCGACGTGGCCGCCGAGAGCGGCCTCATCGACCAGATCACCTACCTGGTGGAGCAGCCGACGCCGCTGCTCGGCACGTTCGACGAGGCCCACCTCGAACTGCCCGAGGCCGTGCTCACCACGGTGATGCGCAAACACCAGCGGTACCTGCCGGTGCGTGACGCCGACGGCGCGCTGCTGCCCCAGTTCGTGACGGTGGCCAACGGCCCGGTCGACGTGGACCGGGTGCGGGCGGGCAACGAGGCCGTGCTGCGGGCCCGCTTCGCCGACGCCGCGTTCTTCTACGCCGCCGACCGGCGCGCCGACCCGGCCACGCTGCGGGCGCGGCTGGCCCGGCTGACCTTCACCGACCGGCTGGGCTCGATGGCCGACCGGGCGGACCGGATCGCCGCCCTGGCCGCCGCGCTCGCCGCCCCGCTCGAACTGTCCCCCGCCGACACGGCCGCCCTGCGCCGGGCCGCCCCACTGGTCAAGTTCGACCTGGGCGCCCAACTGGTGACCGAGATGACCAGCCTGGCCGGGGAGATGGCCCGCGACTACGCCCGGCACGCCGGCCAACCGCGCGACGTCGCCACCGCACTGTACGAAGTGGAACTGCCCCGGCACGCGGGCGACGCGCCGCCGCGTACCCTGCCCGGCGCGCTGCTGTCACTGGCCGACCGGCTCGACCTGCTGGCGGGCCTGTCCGCCACCGTGGGCCTGCCCACGGGCAGCAGCGACCCCTTCGCGGTACGCCGGGCCGCGCTCGGCGCCCTCGCGGTGCACCGCGCCCACCCCGCCCTGGGCGCCCTGAGCCTGACCGGCGCGCTGGACGAGGCGGCGAAGCTTCAGCCCGTCGAGGTCCCCGGGCCGGTCCGCCGCGACGTCGCCGACTTCCTGGCCCGCCGCCTGGAACAGGTGCTCACCGAGGAGGGCCATCCGGTCGACCGGGTCCGCGCGGTGCTGCCGCACGCGGACCGCCCGTCGCGCGCCGACCACCTGCTGTCCGAACTGGCCACCCTCGTCGAGGACGAGTCGTTCCGGGGTGTCGCGGCGGCGATCCAGCGGGCCCGGCGCATCGTGCCGGAGGGCACCGCGGCCGCCTACGATCCCGCGACGCTGAAGGAACCGGCCGAGGTCGCCCTGCACGAGGCGGTCGTGGCGGTCCGTGCCGATCTCGACCCGGACCCGGATCTGGCCGGCTTCACCCGGGTCGCGGGGCGGCTGGTCGCGCCGGTGGACGCGTTCTTCGCGGACGTGTTCGTGATGGCCGAGGACCCGGCGCTGCGGGCGGCCCGCCTCGGCCTGCTGGCCACGGTCCGCGACCTCGGCGCCACCCTCCTCGACTGGCCCCAGCTACGCCTCTGA
- a CDS encoding class IV adenylate cyclase has translation MIEAELKARLSNPGAVRAALAARAAPTREIYQDTYYDTAGEDLDHTGRELRLRSVDSGEVRSHLLTFKEPAVDEVSGSKPEHESTVGAPRAVDHLLRSLGYHPIVELIKECENYRLSHLGRDFLATVVEVPEIVGTFLEVETMAEAHEVDKALAAALDLLGELGVTAGELTTELYTDAVRAARAAR, from the coding sequence GTGATCGAAGCCGAGCTCAAGGCCCGCCTGAGCAACCCTGGAGCCGTCCGTGCCGCCCTGGCCGCCCGGGCAGCGCCGACCCGCGAGATCTACCAGGACACCTACTACGACACCGCGGGCGAGGACCTCGACCACACCGGGCGGGAACTGCGGCTGCGCAGCGTCGACTCCGGTGAAGTTCGGAGCCACCTGCTGACCTTCAAGGAACCGGCCGTCGACGAGGTTTCCGGGTCGAAGCCCGAGCACGAGTCGACCGTGGGAGCGCCGCGGGCCGTCGACCACCTCCTGCGCTCGCTCGGGTATCACCCAATAGTCGAGCTGATCAAGGAATGCGAGAACTATCGGCTGTCCCACCTCGGCCGTGACTTTCTGGCCACGGTGGTCGAGGTGCCGGAGATCGTTGGCACCTTCCTCGAAGTAGAGACGATGGCCGAAGCGCACGAGGTCGACAAGGCGCTCGCCGCAGCTCTGGATCTTCTCGGCGAACTGGGCGTCACCGCAGGCGAGCTGACCACAGAGCTGTACACGGACGCGGTCCGTGCCGCTCGCGCCGCCCGGTAG
- a CDS encoding sensor domain-containing diguanylate cyclase has product MTVSSGVRLAGSRDGFTVPSQAHAVDVQTDLLAALVDVMTRDTPVIEHVLDLVHRHLGEVAELRCATVFTLSSEDGGLYPVATVGDPEPGELRTAGMVFRVPAGAPPTRNGDRLTVRLRIGGQTVGVLVLTGGRLDRVREDVVASAGLHLAATLQSLEAERQRQFLANATTTIRRLFERGTVATSVETAAELVARATAEAFRTEFSGLHLVDTDGRIRYAMGVGPTVDNTETLQRNLIGKMANDSPIWRAAVQDGSPVLVSDVETVGVSPGGFVHTMGLRSFIAMPLMSATGPVGIVLCGDASNTRRWSADDHGLARQLAVEGALIVDSARLRQAEQQHVAELTRQAFHDALTGLPNRSHLLEGAEQAVAAAERAGERTALLLLDLDGFKQVNDTAGHHAGDALLQAVAHRLLRTVRDNDLVSRLGGDEFAILLTRNPDHASAATAAERIHQRLSEPFDIEGRTVTIGASIGVAMFPDDAGDVPRLLRGADAAMYRAKRDGGGVRLAR; this is encoded by the coding sequence GTGACTGTGAGCAGTGGCGTGCGCCTCGCCGGTAGCCGGGACGGGTTCACCGTGCCCAGCCAGGCCCATGCGGTCGACGTGCAGACCGACCTGCTTGCCGCCCTCGTGGACGTCATGACCCGGGACACACCGGTCATCGAGCACGTTCTCGACCTCGTCCACCGCCACCTGGGCGAGGTCGCGGAACTGCGCTGCGCCACGGTCTTCACCCTCAGCTCGGAGGACGGCGGACTCTATCCGGTCGCCACCGTCGGCGATCCGGAACCCGGCGAACTGCGTACCGCCGGCATGGTCTTCCGCGTTCCGGCCGGTGCGCCGCCGACCCGAAACGGCGACCGGCTGACCGTACGGTTGCGCATCGGCGGCCAGACGGTCGGCGTGCTCGTGCTGACCGGCGGCCGCCTCGACCGGGTCCGCGAGGACGTCGTCGCGTCGGCCGGCCTGCACCTGGCCGCCACACTGCAGTCGCTCGAGGCGGAACGGCAACGGCAGTTCCTCGCCAACGCGACCACCACGATCCGCCGCCTCTTCGAGCGCGGCACGGTCGCCACCAGCGTCGAGACCGCCGCCGAGCTGGTCGCCCGCGCCACCGCCGAGGCGTTCCGCACCGAGTTCTCCGGGCTGCACCTCGTCGACACCGACGGCCGGATCCGCTACGCCATGGGCGTGGGCCCCACGGTCGACAACACCGAGACCCTGCAGCGCAACCTGATCGGCAAGATGGCCAACGACTCGCCGATCTGGCGGGCGGCCGTCCAGGACGGCTCGCCGGTGCTGGTCAGCGACGTCGAAACCGTCGGGGTCTCCCCGGGCGGCTTCGTCCACACGATGGGGCTGCGTTCCTTCATCGCCATGCCGCTGATGTCCGCGACCGGCCCGGTGGGCATCGTGCTGTGCGGCGACGCCAGCAACACCCGCCGGTGGAGCGCCGACGACCACGGCCTGGCCCGCCAGCTCGCGGTCGAGGGCGCGCTGATCGTCGACAGCGCCCGGCTGCGCCAGGCCGAGCAGCAGCACGTCGCCGAGCTCACCCGCCAGGCGTTCCACGACGCCCTGACCGGCCTGCCGAACCGCTCCCACCTGCTGGAGGGGGCGGAGCAGGCGGTGGCCGCGGCCGAACGCGCCGGCGAGCGGACCGCCCTGCTGCTGCTCGACCTCGACGGCTTCAAGCAGGTCAACGACACCGCCGGGCACCACGCGGGCGACGCCCTGCTGCAGGCCGTGGCGCACCGGCTGCTGCGAACCGTGCGCGACAACGACCTGGTGTCGCGGCTGGGTGGCGACGAGTTCGCCATCCTGCTGACCCGCAACCCGGACCACGCCTCGGCCGCCACCGCCGCCGAGCGGATCCACCAGCGACTCAGCGAGCCGTTCGACATCGAGGGCCGGACGGTCACGATCGGCGCCAGCATCGGGGTCGCGATGTTCCCCGACGACGCCGGCGACGTGCCCCGCCTGCTGCGCGGCGCCGACGCGGCCATGTACCGCGCGAAGCGCGACGGCGGCGGCGTGCGCCTGGCCCGCTGA